A genomic stretch from Actinomadura rubteroloni includes:
- a CDS encoding acetyl/propionyl/methylcrotonyl-CoA carboxylase subunit alpha: protein MRKVLIANRGEIAVRIARACRDAGLTSVAVYAEPDLDALHVRVADEAYSLDGRSAAESYLDIGKLLKIAAESGADAVHPGYGFLAENADFATAVQEAGLTWIGPPPAAISALGDKVQARHIAQAVGAPLVAGTTDPVSGADEVVAFATEHGLPIAIKAAYGGGGRGLKVARTLEEVPELYESAVREAVSAFGRGECFVERYLDRPRHVETQCLADQHGNVVVVSTRDCSLQRRHQKLVEEAPAPYLTDEQVELLYSSSKAILKKAGYVGAGTCEFLVGQDGTISFLEVNTRLQVEHPVTEEVAGVDLVREMFRVAAGEEIGYDDPVLRGHSIEFRLNAEDAGRGFLPAVGTLTAWEPPSGPGVRLDSGYEAGHTVPQEFDSLIAKLIVTGATRRQAVERARRALAEFVIDGMPTVLPFHRAVLDDPAFVPDEGPFTVHTRWIETEFDNTIPPFEGAAAPGADEGARERVTVEVGGKRLEVVLPAGLGATAAGGGAAASAPARRGAGRKGGGAAASGDSLVSPMQGTIVKLIVEDGAAVAAGDPIVVLEAMKMEQPLTAHKAGTISGLSAEVGQTVSSGAVICEIKDA, encoded by the coding sequence GTGCGCAAGGTCCTGATCGCCAACCGCGGTGAGATCGCGGTCCGAATCGCCCGCGCCTGCCGCGACGCCGGGCTGACGAGTGTGGCGGTGTACGCCGAGCCGGACCTCGACGCACTGCATGTGCGGGTCGCGGACGAGGCGTATTCGCTGGACGGCCGCTCGGCCGCCGAGAGCTATCTCGACATCGGCAAGCTGCTGAAGATCGCCGCCGAGTCGGGCGCGGACGCCGTCCACCCCGGCTACGGCTTCCTGGCCGAGAACGCCGACTTCGCGACGGCGGTGCAGGAGGCGGGTCTCACCTGGATCGGTCCGCCGCCGGCCGCGATCAGCGCGCTCGGCGACAAGGTGCAGGCCCGGCACATCGCGCAGGCCGTCGGCGCGCCGCTGGTCGCGGGCACCACCGACCCGGTGTCGGGCGCGGACGAGGTCGTGGCGTTCGCGACGGAGCACGGGCTGCCCATCGCGATCAAGGCGGCCTACGGCGGCGGCGGACGCGGGCTGAAGGTCGCGCGGACGCTGGAGGAGGTCCCCGAGCTGTACGAGTCGGCCGTCCGCGAGGCGGTGTCGGCGTTCGGGCGCGGCGAGTGCTTCGTGGAGCGCTATCTGGACCGTCCGCGCCACGTGGAGACGCAGTGCCTGGCCGACCAGCACGGGAACGTGGTCGTCGTCTCGACCCGTGACTGCTCGTTGCAGCGCCGCCACCAGAAGCTCGTCGAGGAGGCCCCGGCGCCGTACCTGACGGACGAGCAGGTGGAGCTGCTGTACTCGTCGTCCAAGGCCATCCTCAAGAAGGCCGGGTACGTGGGCGCCGGGACGTGCGAGTTCCTCGTCGGCCAGGACGGGACGATCTCGTTCCTGGAGGTCAACACCCGGCTCCAGGTCGAGCACCCGGTGACCGAGGAGGTCGCGGGCGTCGACCTCGTCCGGGAGATGTTCCGGGTCGCGGCGGGCGAGGAGATCGGCTACGACGACCCGGTGCTGCGCGGCCACTCGATCGAGTTCCGGCTGAACGCCGAGGACGCGGGCCGCGGCTTCCTGCCCGCCGTCGGCACGCTGACCGCGTGGGAGCCGCCGTCGGGGCCGGGCGTCCGGCTCGACTCGGGCTATGAGGCGGGGCACACCGTCCCGCAGGAGTTCGACTCGCTGATCGCCAAGCTGATCGTGACCGGCGCGACGCGGCGGCAGGCGGTGGAGCGGGCGCGGCGGGCGCTGGCCGAGTTCGTGATCGACGGCATGCCGACCGTGCTGCCGTTCCACCGCGCGGTGCTGGACGACCCGGCGTTCGTGCCGGACGAAGGGCCGTTCACCGTCCACACCCGGTGGATCGAGACCGAGTTCGACAACACGATCCCGCCGTTCGAGGGCGCGGCGGCGCCCGGCGCGGACGAGGGCGCCCGCGAGCGCGTCACCGTCGAGGTCGGCGGCAAGCGGCTCGAAGTCGTCCTGCCGGCGGGCCTCGGGGCGACGGCGGCGGGCGGCGGGGCGGCGGCGTCCGCTCCGGCGCGGCGCGGCGCGGGCCGCAAGGGCGGCGGGGCTGCGGCATCCGGGGACTCGCTGGTCAGCCCGATGCAGGGCACGATCGTCAAGCTGATCGTCGAGGACGGCGCGGCCGTCGCGGCGGGCGACCCGATCGTCGTGCTGGAGGCCATGAAGATGGAGCAGCCGCTCACCGCGCACAAGGCCGGGACGATCAGCGGGCTGTCCGCCGAGGTCGGGCAGACGGTGTCGTCCGGCGCGGTCATCTGCGAGATCAAGGACGCCTGA
- a CDS encoding SPFH domain-containing protein, producing MPAPKRPTVPSWRSPRRRTSVVLAVLLAVVGIPVLTALFGGYERTGGGEVAVVRNGGFFDNNRIRQVIDPGSGRTWIGLYSKVHKYPAQQRFYTITSQASKGDESGVDVVTVPSSDGVNMGIEGTLYFTLNLDHATLRSFDDKYGTRKFRGADGDMHYAWNGDTGWSAWLDQIIRPVIDNALRSQVNSFRCAELVSSCALVQNASATVPVKGAPAQSNNANINKVQTAINTSLAADLNSTLGGTFVTNIHFNLVRVELPARVQDAVDRAQAAFAQVSEAQAKVASARAEAAANKARQDGYNKCPTCARIEELKALPQGITVYAPGNPNGSLFGR from the coding sequence GTGCCTGCCCCCAAGCGTCCCACCGTGCCGTCCTGGCGTTCGCCGCGCCGTCGGACGTCCGTCGTCCTCGCCGTCCTGCTGGCCGTCGTCGGGATCCCCGTCCTCACCGCGCTGTTCGGCGGGTACGAGCGGACGGGCGGCGGCGAGGTCGCGGTCGTGCGCAACGGCGGGTTCTTCGACAACAACCGCATCCGCCAGGTCATCGACCCGGGCTCGGGACGGACGTGGATCGGCCTCTACTCCAAGGTCCACAAGTACCCGGCGCAGCAGCGCTTCTACACGATCACGTCGCAGGCGTCCAAGGGCGACGAGTCCGGCGTGGACGTCGTGACGGTGCCGAGTTCCGACGGCGTCAACATGGGCATCGAGGGCACGCTGTACTTCACGCTGAACCTCGACCACGCGACGCTGCGCTCGTTCGACGACAAGTACGGCACCCGCAAGTTCCGGGGCGCGGACGGCGACATGCACTACGCGTGGAACGGCGACACGGGCTGGTCGGCGTGGCTCGACCAGATCATCCGGCCGGTGATCGACAACGCGCTGCGCAGCCAGGTCAACAGCTTCCGGTGCGCCGAGCTGGTCTCCTCGTGCGCGCTCGTGCAGAACGCGTCGGCGACCGTCCCGGTGAAGGGCGCGCCCGCGCAGAGCAACAACGCCAACATCAACAAGGTCCAGACGGCGATCAACACGAGCCTGGCCGCCGACCTCAACTCCACGCTCGGCGGGACGTTCGTCACCAACATCCACTTCAACCTGGTGCGCGTGGAGCTACCGGCCCGCGTCCAGGACGCCGTGGACCGCGCGCAGGCCGCGTTCGCGCAGGTCAGCGAGGCGCAGGCGAAGGTGGCGTCGGCGCGTGCCGAGGCCGCCGCGAACAAGGCCCGCCAGGACGGCTACAACAAGTGCCCGACGTGCGCCCGGATCGAGGAGCTGAAGGCGCTGCCGCAGGGCATCACGGTCTACGCGCCCGGCAACCCGAACGGGTCCCTTTTCGGACGCTGA
- a CDS encoding type B 50S ribosomal protein L31 — MKKDAHPDYQPVVFRDRSADYAFLTRSTVRSDQTIEWEDGNTYPVVDVDVSSASHPFYTGRGRVMDTTGAVEKFNRRYKKS, encoded by the coding sequence ATGAAGAAGGACGCACACCCGGACTACCAGCCCGTGGTCTTCCGCGACCGCAGCGCCGACTACGCGTTCCTGACCCGCTCGACCGTCCGGTCCGACCAGACGATCGAGTGGGAGGACGGGAACACCTACCCGGTGGTGGACGTCGACGTCTCCTCGGCGAGCCACCCGTTCTACACCGGCCGTGGACGCGTCATGGACACGACCGGCGCGGTGGAGAAGTTCAACCGCCGCTACAAGAAGAGTTGA
- a CDS encoding WXG100 family type VII secretion target, with translation MSGDRRGASIGELEELSRIFSKHARNLDALIKDLNGRTVSSAEIWWGPGADRFRSTWAEAKAAFDKMALALEQGGQDIRRSRQNIEAATR, from the coding sequence ATGAGCGGAGACCGGCGCGGAGCCAGCATCGGGGAACTCGAGGAGCTGTCGCGCATCTTCAGCAAGCACGCGCGCAACCTCGACGCCCTCATCAAGGACCTCAACGGACGCACCGTGAGCAGCGCCGAGATCTGGTGGGGTCCGGGCGCGGACCGTTTCCGCTCCACGTGGGCCGAGGCCAAGGCCGCCTTCGACAAGATGGCGCTGGCCCTGGAGCAGGGCGGCCAGGACATCCGCCGCTCCCGCCAGAACATCGAGGCGGCCACCCGCTAG